The following nucleotide sequence is from Triticum dicoccoides isolate Atlit2015 ecotype Zavitan chromosome 7B, WEW_v2.0, whole genome shotgun sequence.
tgaaggaaacggtgataagggcatcgtcatcaccggctccggccaATGACCGAAGACCAAGTTTTCACTCGGATCCATCCAAGAAATCCACTCGACAACCTGTGCACTGTCTCaaccgccttcaaagccccagatctagCCGCCTAGATCTGGCAACCAACCGCAACAGCAGTGCCACCGTAGGAGCCCTGGCACACGGCCACTGCCAGAATGTGCCACACCACTGGAGCCTGGGAGGAGGACTCCCACCCCACCTCGCCAAACCGCGAGAGCCGCCGAGATCGACCCCGCACGCTCATCACCGTCTCTGATCGGAACTAATCCGTGGCAAAACCACGAGATCGCCGACGCAGATCCACCTTGGATATGGACTGCACCACGCCATGCCGCCGCGGGAAGCCCGAGCTTCACCCACCGCCGCCGTCTAGGGCCGCCGCCCCAGGATCCTGATCTGGCCAGCCCAGACCTCCCCGACGCCCtcttcacgccgccgccgccggctcgcCACCAGGCAACCACACCGCCGCCCAAGACCTCCGCCCACAGCACACCGTCGCGCCACCATGGATCAGATCGCCACTGCGCCGTCACGCGCGTGGAGGTCCCGCCCACCCCCTCCGACGCGATCCAGGGAGGagagcctccgccaccgccgtcggccccCGGGCTTAGCCCAGCGGCGTCCTTCGGCAGCGGTGGAGGGAAGGGAGGGAGGTGGTGGTGACCCTGGNNNNNNNNNNNNNNNNNNNNNNNNNNNNNNNNNNNNNNNNNNNNNNNNNNNNNNNNNNNNNNNNNNNNNNNNNNNNNNNNNNNNNNNNNNNNNNNNNNNNNNNNNNNNNNNNNNNNNNNNNNNNNNNNNNNNNNNNNNNNNNNNNNNNNNNNNNNNNNNNNNNNNNNNNNNNNNNNNNNNNNNNNNNNNNNNNNNNNNNNNNNNNNNNNNNNNNNNNNNNNNNNNNNNNNNNNNNNNNNNNNNNNNNNNNNNNNNNNNNNNNNNNNNNNNNNNNNNNNNNNNNNNNNNNNNNNNNNNNNNNNNNNNNNNNNNNNNNNNNNNNNNNNNNNNNNNNNNNNNNNNNNNNNNNNTGAATGAAATCAAATAATCATAGGCATGAGGATTAGCGTAAAGAAACAAAATCATAAAGATTACCTGCAACCAAATTCCCAAAACTATCATTGGCACGGATACAAACAGAGCTTGCCATGTAATAACAACCAATACCCCTAGATTGCTATATGCATTTAAGCTAGTAGAAAGGCTAAACACAAAGGCGAATGGAATATCAAGGTCAACAATACTCAAATCTGAAgagacctgcagaagaaaaacaagGGACCAAGTTAATCTATCATGAGAAAATTCTCTGGGTGCAAAATGTGACTGAAATTTATCGTATTTTCTATTCGAGTAAGAATTCTTACCCGACAAAGAACCCTTCCTAGAGGCGTAGAATCAAAAAAGGACATTGGTACATGAAAAAATGAATTGAGCAACTGGGAAAATATGGATCGTGATGTCTGGATCCCAAGAACAACGATTCCTAAAGATCTTGATAGTAAGAAGAGCATTGTGCAAACTCCAATAATAATGTACACATAAATTAACTTCAGTGTACTAACATCAGGATTTTGAACATTAGCAGCCATCCATGAATTCTGTAATATTTGCCCAGCTATGAAAATTATGTGAGAAATAGCACAAAAAGAGAAATACAGGAAACCTTTGTTCTGGCACAGGTAAAGCATATAAGGCTTAACACCTGCATCCCCTGTTTCCCTTTCCTCTTTCCTGATCAGTTGATTTTCCGGCGATGGCTTCACAGACTCTGTATATCTGCTTCCATGAATACCAACTGTCTCCTTGATCAAAACTTCCTTAGCTCTTTGAGAGTGTGAGTTCTTATTAAGATCGGAAACACCCATCATATCTTTATGGGCATTTACAAGGTCTTTAAATTCGTCACAATCTGCCAATAGATCTTGATAAGGTGCAGACCGGATAACTTCTCCATCTGACATTAACTGCCAAAATTCACCACTAGTTTTAGTCTTTTAGATCTAATTAACAAAAAAATAAAAGTAATTATAGAAGAACATAAATCATAGAGGCACAAATATCATCAGATGTTGACATTTCCAAAGTGGAGAGAGGTACCAAAATGGAGTCAAATACAGGTAGAAAATCAACTTGGTGGGTCACTAAAAGAATGATCTTGTCTGATAGAGCACTCATGACATATTCCTGTTACAGAGAGCTTTGTAAAACTGTTCATAATCAAATGTAAATACAATCTGCATCTGCTGATATGATCCTTACATTGAAGAGACTTGTGGCTGTATGGGCATCAACAGCACTGAAAGGGTCATCAAGAAGATAGATGTCTGCATTTTGGTATAGTGCACGAGCAAGCTGGACCCGCTGCTTCTGACCACCACTAAGATTTACTCCTCTCTCCCCAATTTGAGTACAATCTCCATATGGAAACATCTCAAGGTCCTTGACCAGTGAGCACCTCGCGAGTGTGTTCTGGTATCTTTCCCCGTCCATCGGTGATCCAAAGATAATATTGTCTTTCACGGTTCCTGTTTGGATCCATGCATTCTGAGAAATATATGCTAATTTCCCGCAGACTTGGATCTGAAATGTCTATGCAAAGATCAGGAATTTGATATAAAGATGTTTCTAAAAAAATGAATTGATTAACGTACTTCTTCTTGGTAAATAGTGTCAAGCATAATTTTTATAACGACAGACCATGTTCCCTTTAAACATGTCTAAATGTCCGAACTCGGAATTTGGCAGTTATTTCTTTAAAAGATGATGTTAGTAAAAAAGATCATACCGTGCCTTTGGTTTTGGGGATCTCTCCAAGTACAGCAGCCAAAAGCGTCGACTTTCCTGACCCTACCTCTCCACAAATTGCAATCTTTTCTCCAGCTTTAATTATCAGATTTATATTATTTAGAGCTggttttgatgtattctcatcccATGAGAAGCTACATGAATTCATCGCTACAGGTACAGGGTAATCAGTGCCAATGTTGTATTTTTTCCTAACTTGCCCATTAAGCTCAGATGCATCAAGGAACTTCGATATTCGAGTGAAAGCGACCTTAGCTTGTATCACAACGCGGATAACATCTGGTATTGACCTAACTGGCTCTTGCACGAGACGCAGGGTTGCCACAAAAGTGAAGACATTGCTAGCATCAAGAGGGGTCTTCAAAAGATAGCATGTTAGAAAGGTCGCTGCAGAAACAAAATTAGGTGATGCCCAACACAGGAAACTATGGTATGCCCTCCTAAACTGAAATGCGGACAACCACTTGTACTCAACCTCTCTCAACCCCTCGATAACCTTCTTGAAGTGAGCTTCCCATGCATAAAGTTTCAAGATCTTCATATGAACAAATGACTCGGACATGGCCTTCAATCTCACATCTTGTGCTTCCATAAGTTTACTCTGAAATTTGTGTTGCCGTCTGGCCAATGGAATATTGCACAGTACAGCAATAATAATAACGACCAAAGATGAAACCATTGCAGCACCAACCGCATTGTATAGAATAGCCAGAGCAATGCAAAGCTGAACACTTGTTGTCCATGTCTGATGGAACCAGAATGGGAATTCCCCAATCCGATGGGCATCGACAGTCACATAGTTCAAAATTTCTCCAGAAGAGTGCTTCTTTTTTGCTGCATTTGATAGCTTCTGCTGTTTCTTATAAATAGCTGCTGACAGGAGTGACCTCACCTGCAGTCCTAATCTCCGAGTGCGGAAATTCCACTGTCTCTGTGACAGGGATTCACAGAATTTGCAGATGAACATTAACGCAGCTAGCACATAGCCTTCGTGTTTAAAGGTCCCTTTCCCAAGTGATACATTGATGAACGCCTTGAGGATTACTGGGCCAGCAGATAAGGTGAGAACCTTGAGCAAAGCAAAGAATCCTAAGACCAAGATTGCGCGCCTGTGACAAGAAACAATTGTCCAGAAGAATGACGGTGTGGCGTGTGATAGCGACTCCTTGCCATTCATTTTCTCCATGAACATCGAGTACTGGTTGCATGCTCGATCTGTGGCACCTAAAAGTGGCATGTCTTT
It contains:
- the LOC119335176 gene encoding ABC transporter C family member 10-like, producing the protein MDSLTNGEVADSETQVTPFAKAGFFSKMSFWWLNPLMKIGYKKPLEDKDMPLLGATDRACNQYSMFMEKMNGKESLSHATPSFFWTIVSCHRRAILVLGFFALLKVLTLSAGPVILKAFINVSLGKGTFKHEGYVLAALMFICKFCESLSQRQWNFRTRRLGLQVRSLLSAAIYKKQQKLSNAAKKKHSSGEILNYVTVDAHRIGEFPFWFHQTWTTSVQLCIALAILYNAVGAAMVSSLVVIIIAVLCNIPLARRQHKFQSKLMEAQDVRLKAMSESFVHMKILKLYAWEAHFKKVIEGLREVEYKWLSAFQFRRAYHSFLCWASPNFVSAATFLTCYLLKTPLDASNVFTFVATLRLVQEPVRSIPDVIRVVIQAKVAFTRISKFLDASELNGQVRKKYNIGTDYPVPVAMNSCSFSWDENTSKPALNNINLIIKAGEKIAICGEVGSGKSTLLAAVLGEIPKTKGTIQVCGKLAYISQNAWIQTGTVKDNIIFGSPMDGERYQNTLARCSLVKDLEMFPYGDCTQIGERGVNLSGGQKQRVQLARALYQNADIYLLDDPFSAVDAHTATSLFNEYVMSALSDKIILLVTHQVDFLPVFDSILLMSDGEVIRSAPYQDLLADCDEFKDLVNAHKDMMGVSDLNKNSHSQRAKEVLIKETVGIHGSRYTESVKPSPENQLIRKEERETGDAGVKPYMLYLCQNKGFLYFSFCAISHIIFIAGQILQNSWMAANVQNPDVSTLKLIYVYIIIGVCTMLFLLSRSLGIVVLGIQTSRSIFSQLLNSFFHVPMSFFDSTPLGRVLCRVSSDLSIVDLDIPFAFVFSLSTSLNAYSNLGVLVVITWQALFVSVPMIVLGIWLQRYYLASARELMRINGTTKSALANHLGESISGTTTIRAFENEDRFFAKNLDLIDKNASSYFYNFAATEWLIQRLEIMSTAVLSFSAFVMAVSPQGTFSPGFVGMALSYGLSLNISFVFSIQCQCNLANQIISVERVNQYMDIQSEAAEAVEENRPLPDWPQDGNVEIRNLKIRYREDAPLVLHGISCKFEGGDKIGIVGRTGSGKTTFIGALFRLVEPAEGKIIIDSVDISTIGLHDLRSRLGIIPQDPTLFQGTVRYNLDPLGQFSDQQIWEVLDKCQLLEVVQEKEQGLDSHVVEGGSNWSMGQRQLFCLGRALLRRCRILVLDEATASIDNATDAILQKTIRTEFKYCTVVTVAHRIPTVMDCDMVLTMSEGKVVEFDKPTKLMETEGSLFRELVKEYWSYTSNTN